One genomic segment of Mycolicibacterium neworleansense includes these proteins:
- a CDS encoding macrolide family glycosyltransferase, with the protein MHIAVVAASAPSHMYPHLAMVHELVRRGHRLSYLVGGHLAGLATPTGADVIPCTSVLPGAPGAPETFDESDPVAGMRMFLDEAVHVLPQLHDALDADRPDLVLYDIGGMAGPVAADRWGVPAAQLSPSEVAWDGYHDDMAEILGPILGSPAGLAYRRAFDDWLTESECSLTFDDVTGAPRRCLVLIPRVMQRHADRVGDRYRFVGPCIDPRRGDPGDWTPPAGDGPLALLAFGTAYTERADVYRNVIEALDGQGWRLVLATGRADVGPVPPWVQTRESVPQPAVLQQADCFITHAGMGSCTEGLWFGVPMVAIPQAVDQPANAARLETIGVGRHLTDHLPSVGDIREAVLGVAADPQIRRTLDTVRAEIHAHGGPQHAADTVEDIVAGC; encoded by the coding sequence GTGCATATCGCCGTCGTCGCCGCCTCCGCCCCAAGCCACATGTACCCCCATCTGGCCATGGTTCACGAATTGGTTCGGCGCGGGCACCGGCTGAGTTACCTGGTCGGCGGCCATCTGGCGGGGCTGGCCACCCCGACCGGGGCCGATGTGATCCCCTGCACCTCAGTGCTGCCGGGGGCGCCGGGCGCACCGGAGACGTTCGACGAATCCGACCCGGTGGCCGGCATGCGGATGTTTCTCGACGAGGCAGTCCATGTCCTGCCGCAGCTGCACGACGCCCTCGACGCCGACCGGCCCGATCTTGTGCTCTACGACATCGGCGGCATGGCAGGGCCGGTGGCCGCCGACCGTTGGGGCGTGCCTGCCGCCCAGTTGTCGCCCAGCGAGGTGGCCTGGGACGGCTACCACGACGACATGGCCGAGATCCTTGGTCCGATCCTCGGCAGTCCGGCCGGCCTGGCGTACCGCCGCGCGTTCGACGACTGGCTCACGGAGTCGGAGTGCAGTTTGACGTTCGACGACGTGACGGGCGCGCCTCGACGGTGCCTGGTGTTGATCCCGAGGGTCATGCAACGACATGCGGATCGGGTCGGCGATCGCTACCGGTTCGTCGGCCCCTGTATCGACCCGCGCCGCGGGGATCCGGGCGATTGGACTCCGCCGGCCGGGGACGGCCCGCTGGCGCTGCTGGCCTTCGGCACCGCCTACACCGAACGAGCCGACGTGTACCGCAACGTGATCGAGGCGCTCGACGGGCAAGGCTGGCGGCTGGTGTTGGCCACCGGCCGCGCGGACGTCGGTCCGGTTCCGCCATGGGTTCAGACACGAGAGTCCGTTCCCCAGCCGGCCGTACTGCAACAGGCCGACTGCTTCATCACCCACGCCGGCATGGGCTCGTGCACCGAGGGATTGTGGTTCGGAGTCCCGATGGTGGCGATTCCGCAGGCCGTCGATCAGCCCGCCAATGCCGCTCGCCTCGAGACCATCGGCGTCGGCCGTCACCTGACCGACCATCTGCCCAGCGTCGGCGACATCCGCGAAGCGGTGCTCGGCGTCGCGGCCGATCCGCAGATTCGACGCACCCTCGACACCGTCCGTGCGGAAATCCATGCCCACGGCGGGCCGCAACATGCCGCCGACACCGTCGAGGACATCGTCGCCGGTTGCTAG
- a CDS encoding GAP family protein, producing MTESWGSVFAELIPLAMVVALSPLSIIPAVLVLHTPRPRPAGLSFLAGWFLGLAALTAIFVGISGLFGRLDEPPTWASWLRIVVGVALIAYGVYRFLTRAKSEHSPKWMASLSKLTPARAGAAGLALTVVNPKVLFICVAAGLAIGSAGLGQPGVWAAGLYFVVAAGSTVALPILAYAVSGERLDPALGRLKEWMERNHAVLVAAILVVIGLLVLYKGIHAL from the coding sequence ATGACGGAGAGCTGGGGTTCTGTTTTCGCCGAACTCATCCCGCTGGCAATGGTGGTGGCCCTGTCGCCGCTGTCTATCATCCCGGCGGTACTCGTGCTGCACACTCCCCGCCCCCGGCCGGCCGGCCTGTCCTTCCTCGCCGGGTGGTTCCTCGGTCTGGCCGCGCTGACCGCGATCTTCGTCGGCATCTCCGGCCTGTTCGGCCGGCTCGACGAACCTCCGACGTGGGCATCGTGGTTACGCATCGTCGTCGGCGTCGCCTTGATCGCCTACGGCGTGTACCGCTTTCTCACCCGCGCCAAGTCCGAGCACAGCCCCAAGTGGATGGCCAGCCTGAGCAAGCTCACGCCGGCCCGGGCCGGTGCGGCCGGCCTGGCGCTGACGGTGGTGAACCCCAAAGTGCTGTTCATCTGCGTGGCAGCGGGTTTGGCGATCGGTTCAGCCGGTCTCGGCCAGCCCGGCGTGTGGGCCGCTGGGCTGTACTTCGTGGTGGCCGCGGGGTCGACGGTGGCTCTGCCGATCCTCGCGTACGCGGTGTCCGGCGAGCGGTTGGACCCCGCACTGGGCCGGCTCAAGGAATGGATGGAACGCAACCACGCGGTCTTGGTTGCGGCGATTCTGGTGGTGATCGGCCTCCTCGTGCTCTACAAGGGAATTCACGCCCTATAG
- a CDS encoding CYTH domain-containing protein, with protein MSESGFGDFEFERKFFVRELPAVAASDPMPALIVQAYLFASDGYAVRVRVQGPAPAELNGTPAELVATLGEQSLGTMTAKGPAVGGTRYEAERELDPLVAAQIVGRAEHVVAKVRYSMWLGEDGWIIDQFLGRNAPLLLSEVERGGPVVDLAIPAFCVSEVSEDDRFRNEYLAHQPFGTWADEYLGELDRRGPTFVDTLGHNHFEGS; from the coding sequence ATGTCCGAATCCGGTTTCGGTGATTTCGAATTTGAGCGGAAGTTCTTTGTCCGCGAATTGCCCGCGGTGGCAGCATCGGATCCCATGCCCGCCCTCATCGTGCAGGCGTATCTGTTCGCGTCCGACGGATACGCGGTGCGAGTCCGGGTACAGGGACCTGCCCCAGCTGAATTGAACGGCACTCCCGCCGAACTCGTAGCGACATTGGGCGAGCAATCACTTGGGACGATGACGGCCAAAGGCCCCGCCGTCGGCGGCACGCGCTACGAGGCCGAACGAGAGCTTGACCCATTGGTCGCCGCCCAGATCGTCGGCCGAGCGGAACACGTCGTCGCGAAGGTTCGCTATTCGATGTGGCTCGGCGAGGACGGCTGGATCATCGATCAGTTCCTCGGCAGGAACGCACCGCTGTTGCTTTCCGAAGTCGAACGCGGCGGGCCGGTGGTGGATCTCGCCATTCCCGCCTTCTGCGTTTCCGAAGTGTCCGAGGACGACCGGTTCCGCAATGAATACCTGGCACATCAGCCATTCGGTACGTGGGCCGACGAGTATCTAGGTGAGCTCGATCGCCGCGGCCCCACATTTGTGGATACCTTGGGGCACAATCATTTCGAAGGCAGCTGA
- a CDS encoding EspA/EspE family type VII secretion system effector produces MAFAAKGTTEHALDLPSFTSIIGLQADFTGAAQMVATSKKGADWLGKYGVKTASWATPIIANGLLGINAMQLTLGVGDPNDGSDFTTGAEAFRKIQSGLEGTAPNDNWVGEGSESYAQQNKKQQERAGKLAQVDGEVQKVINEQAAQVTEARNVLDISATVLTAAIPAAIIASFTLPPPVGQALKTGIEIGAVAGSVPRCVLTVEMLGLHTLRNASQIENAISKYNALAAAAAGD; encoded by the coding sequence GTGGCGTTCGCCGCCAAAGGAACCACCGAGCATGCCCTCGATCTTCCCAGTTTCACGTCGATCATCGGCCTACAAGCCGACTTCACCGGCGCAGCTCAGATGGTCGCGACGTCCAAAAAAGGAGCCGACTGGCTCGGCAAGTACGGCGTGAAGACTGCCAGTTGGGCCACACCGATCATCGCCAACGGGTTGCTGGGCATCAACGCCATGCAGCTGACGTTGGGAGTCGGCGACCCGAACGACGGCAGCGACTTCACAACGGGCGCCGAAGCATTCCGGAAAATCCAAAGCGGCCTTGAAGGAACGGCACCTAACGACAACTGGGTAGGCGAAGGCTCCGAGTCGTACGCCCAGCAGAACAAGAAGCAACAGGAGCGCGCAGGCAAGCTCGCCCAGGTTGACGGCGAAGTTCAGAAGGTCATCAACGAGCAGGCCGCTCAGGTCACCGAGGCCCGAAACGTGCTGGATATCTCGGCGACAGTCCTCACCGCTGCGATTCCGGCTGCGATCATCGCGAGCTTCACGCTGCCACCGCCCGTCGGCCAAGCCCTCAAGACCGGGATCGAGATCGGTGCCGTAGCCGGGTCTGTGCCGCGGTGTGTCCTCACAGTGGAAATGCTTGGCCTGCACACACTCCGCAACGCAAGCCAGATCGAGAACGCCATCAGCAAGTACAACGCCCTGGCTGCGGCCGCAGCCGGCGATTGA
- a CDS encoding ESX-1 secretion-associated protein: MTGGFLQVIPAHIRELSEGQSKADSAFNAVAKLTEGVSGSMWLNHGVICVASNTAVDAAHNARAAACAAMAAKSRDLSEKLNIAGSRYDRTDSEAEANIGKEMYPRWV, encoded by the coding sequence GTGACCGGTGGATTCCTGCAAGTCATCCCCGCCCATATCCGCGAATTGTCCGAAGGTCAGTCCAAGGCGGACTCCGCGTTCAATGCAGTAGCCAAGCTGACCGAGGGTGTCAGTGGATCTATGTGGTTGAACCACGGAGTGATCTGCGTTGCGTCGAACACCGCTGTTGACGCGGCGCACAACGCCCGCGCAGCCGCCTGCGCGGCAATGGCAGCCAAGTCGCGGGATCTGTCGGAGAAGCTCAACATCGCTGGATCACGGTACGACCGGACGGATTCTGAAGCCGAAGCCAATATCGGCAAGGAGATGTACCCGCGGTGGGTTTGA
- a CDS encoding TetR/AcrR family transcriptional regulator, which produces MPSPGKTATRRGRRQGDPVSRDAVLAAAKLRFAAEGYEKTTLRAIASDANVDASMVLYLFGSKADLFRESLRLILDPDVLVAALEGPAEEIGERMVRVYLRMWETPDTAASMRVMLQSATSNSDAHVAFRTFMQDYVLAAVSGVLGGGEQARLRAMLAASNLVGTAMLRYVMAVPPLATLDGEDVVRLLAPTVTRYLTADAAELGLPEL; this is translated from the coding sequence ATGCCTTCACCTGGGAAAACTGCCACACGGCGCGGGCGCCGCCAGGGTGATCCGGTGTCGCGCGACGCGGTGCTCGCGGCCGCCAAACTGCGCTTCGCGGCCGAGGGATACGAGAAGACGACGCTGCGGGCCATCGCCTCGGACGCGAACGTCGATGCGTCGATGGTGCTCTACCTGTTCGGCTCCAAGGCCGACCTGTTCCGCGAATCGCTGCGCCTGATCCTCGACCCCGACGTGCTCGTGGCCGCACTCGAAGGGCCGGCCGAGGAGATCGGCGAACGTATGGTCCGCGTCTATCTGAGGATGTGGGAGACACCCGACACCGCAGCCAGCATGCGGGTCATGCTGCAGTCCGCTACGTCGAATTCCGATGCGCACGTGGCGTTTCGAACGTTCATGCAGGATTACGTGCTCGCCGCGGTCTCCGGAGTGCTCGGTGGTGGCGAGCAGGCCCGATTACGGGCCATGCTCGCCGCATCGAACCTGGTCGGCACCGCGATGCTGCGCTATGTGATGGCCGTGCCGCCGTTGGCGACACTCGACGGCGAAGACGTGGTGCGCCTGCTCGCGCCGACGGTCACCCGCTATCTCACCGCCGATGCGGCCGAGCTGGGGTTGCCTGAGTTGTAG
- a CDS encoding ABC transporter permease produces MLSTQAATPAHHAAPEHEPPAALRAAGIIAVLTIAIAIVAIAFALPASRSKPHDVPIGAAGPQAATSQIAERLEQQAPGAFAVTYYPGEDALREAILNRNVYGGITFGPEGPKLLTATGGSPAVAQLLTQIGNGIAAKSGVTLHAEDLAPPTSQDPRGTGLAASALPITLAGMLPAVALVLVLRREVWTRLIATIVFAAVAGITVAALLQYVFGSTDSNFWGVAAGLTLGISAAGLLMLGLGSLFGRVGLGVGAALALLLGNPLSGLTAAPEMLPAGWGQLGQLLPQGATATLLRSTAYFGGAGADTAIIVLSCWAMVGLMLVISAALRRPGRTAPMMRLRGTR; encoded by the coding sequence ATGCTCTCGACCCAGGCCGCCACGCCCGCCCACCACGCCGCACCCGAACATGAACCGCCCGCCGCCCTGCGTGCGGCGGGCATCATCGCCGTGCTGACCATCGCGATCGCCATCGTCGCCATCGCCTTCGCCCTGCCGGCGTCGCGATCGAAGCCCCACGACGTCCCCATCGGTGCCGCGGGACCCCAGGCCGCCACCAGCCAGATCGCCGAGCGCCTCGAGCAGCAGGCTCCGGGGGCCTTCGCGGTGACGTACTATCCCGGCGAGGACGCTCTGCGGGAGGCAATCCTGAACCGAAACGTCTACGGCGGTATCACCTTCGGACCGGAAGGCCCGAAGCTGCTGACCGCCACCGGAGGTAGCCCCGCCGTCGCACAACTGCTGACCCAGATCGGGAACGGTATTGCCGCGAAATCGGGCGTGACCCTGCACGCCGAGGACCTGGCCCCACCCACGAGTCAGGATCCGCGCGGGACCGGGCTGGCCGCCTCGGCCCTGCCGATCACACTGGCCGGGATGCTGCCCGCCGTCGCGCTGGTGCTGGTGTTGCGACGTGAGGTGTGGACCCGCCTGATCGCCACGATCGTGTTCGCCGCGGTAGCAGGCATCACGGTCGCAGCCCTGCTCCAGTACGTATTCGGCTCGACCGACTCGAACTTCTGGGGCGTGGCGGCAGGTCTGACCCTGGGGATCTCCGCGGCGGGGCTGCTCATGCTCGGTCTGGGCTCTTTGTTCGGCAGGGTAGGCCTGGGTGTGGGCGCGGCTCTGGCCCTGTTGCTGGGCAACCCGCTGTCCGGGCTCACCGCCGCACCGGAGATGCTGCCCGCCGGCTGGGGCCAGCTCGGCCAGTTGTTGCCGCAGGGGGCCACCGCCACGCTGCTGCGATCCACGGCCTACTTCGGCGGCGCCGGGGCCGACACCGCGATCATCGTGCTGAGTTGTTGGGCAATGGTCGGGCTGATGTTGGTGATCAGCGCCGCTTTGCGGCGGCCCGGGCGGACCGCGCCTATGATGCGACTCCGTGGGACTCGATGA
- a CDS encoding FAD-binding oxidoreductase yields MGLDDREALQTLQSAVDPKQGSATLIRDFYTQWFATDLSARDLFPPDMDSQRDVFARALTWLFGELIAQRAEEPVAFLAQLGRDHRKYGVTQSHYDSMQDALYNALHSHLESQWDDRLAEATRDAVALIIGVMRGAADAEDSPAYCDGTVIEHHRVTRDVSVIRLQLDQPLFYYPGQYVTVQVPQWPRRWRYLSPAVPSDRSGGIEFHIRSVPGGMVSTAIVAETKIGDRWRMSSPHGGLHVDRDGEDVLMVAGSTGLAPLRNIIMDMTLHGENPRVHLFFGGRYPCDLYDLKTLWHIASTNPWLSVTPVSEYSTDPPWAGQYPDVQPPRGLHVRQTGTLAEVVTRYGNWGDRQILICGGPDMVTATKAALVERGAPAERIQHDPLTR; encoded by the coding sequence GTGGGACTCGATGACCGTGAAGCGCTGCAGACACTGCAGAGCGCCGTCGACCCCAAGCAGGGCTCCGCGACGCTGATCCGTGACTTCTATACCCAGTGGTTCGCCACCGACCTCTCGGCCCGTGATCTGTTCCCTCCGGACATGGACAGCCAGCGCGACGTCTTTGCGCGCGCCCTGACCTGGTTGTTCGGGGAACTGATCGCCCAGCGCGCCGAGGAGCCGGTGGCGTTCCTGGCTCAGCTCGGCAGGGACCACCGGAAGTACGGCGTCACGCAGAGCCATTACGACTCCATGCAGGATGCGCTGTACAACGCCCTGCACAGCCATCTCGAGTCCCAGTGGGATGACCGTCTGGCCGAGGCCACGCGCGATGCCGTGGCCCTGATCATCGGGGTGATGCGCGGAGCGGCCGACGCCGAGGATTCCCCCGCCTACTGCGACGGCACCGTCATCGAGCATCACCGCGTCACGCGCGACGTCTCGGTGATCCGGCTGCAACTCGATCAGCCGCTGTTCTATTACCCCGGCCAGTACGTCACCGTCCAGGTACCCCAATGGCCGCGCCGCTGGCGCTACCTCAGCCCGGCCGTTCCGTCCGACCGGTCCGGGGGCATCGAGTTCCACATCCGGTCGGTGCCCGGCGGCATGGTGAGCACCGCCATCGTCGCCGAGACCAAGATCGGCGACCGCTGGCGGATGTCCAGCCCCCACGGCGGGCTGCACGTCGACCGTGACGGCGAAGATGTGCTGATGGTGGCCGGCAGCACGGGCCTGGCCCCGCTGCGCAACATCATCATGGACATGACGCTGCACGGCGAGAATCCGCGCGTGCACCTGTTCTTCGGTGGCCGCTATCCGTGCGACCTGTACGACCTGAAGACGCTGTGGCACATTGCCTCCACCAATCCGTGGCTGTCGGTGACGCCGGTCTCCGAGTACAGCACCGACCCGCCGTGGGCCGGCCAGTATCCCGATGTCCAGCCGCCGCGGGGGCTGCACGTGCGCCAGACCGGCACGCTGGCCGAAGTGGTGACCAGATACGGCAACTGGGGCGATCGTCAGATCCTCATCTGCGGTGGACCGGACATGGTCACCGCCACCAAGGCCGCCCTGGTCGAGCGCGGAGCCCCGGCCGAGCGCATCCAGCACGACCCGCTGACGCGCTGA
- a CDS encoding aldose 1-epimerase, with translation MAAVQPVTLSDPSSSLTATYVPAAGMICTSLADGDVEYLGQRRGLQAYLTDGKTMGIPILYPWANRLSANEYRANDTAVTLTPGVNGVRGDANGAPMHGVLAASPDWQVIENTENALTADLDWGAVPARLATFPFPHRLTMAVTLADRTLTVSTTVAPTAEQPVPLCYGYHPYVTVPGVPRQDWQLQTPTMRHLLVDDRGLPTGESRDWPGGPGRLDATELDDGFDGVEPGAVFALSGGSQRVEVTFEAGYRAAQLFAPGNDSVVGIEPMAAPTDALRGGKYTMAAPGSPETATFSIRVG, from the coding sequence ATGGCCGCGGTTCAACCAGTCACCTTGTCTGACCCGTCGTCGTCGCTGACTGCCACCTACGTCCCGGCGGCGGGAATGATCTGCACCTCGCTGGCCGACGGCGACGTCGAATACCTGGGCCAGCGCCGGGGTTTGCAGGCCTATCTCACCGACGGCAAGACGATGGGGATCCCGATCCTCTACCCGTGGGCAAACCGATTGAGCGCCAACGAGTATCGCGCCAATGACACCGCGGTGACCTTGACGCCCGGGGTCAACGGCGTACGCGGTGACGCCAACGGGGCGCCGATGCACGGTGTGCTGGCCGCCAGTCCGGACTGGCAGGTGATCGAGAACACCGAGAACGCGCTGACAGCCGACCTGGATTGGGGTGCCGTTCCGGCGCGGCTGGCCACCTTCCCGTTTCCACACCGCCTGACCATGGCGGTGACGTTGGCCGACCGAACCCTCACGGTGTCCACGACGGTGGCGCCAACGGCCGAGCAGCCGGTGCCGCTGTGTTACGGCTACCACCCCTACGTGACGGTTCCCGGCGTGCCGCGCCAGGATTGGCAGTTGCAGACGCCGACGATGCGGCATCTGTTGGTGGATGATCGGGGCCTGCCCACCGGTGAGTCCCGCGACTGGCCGGGTGGGCCGGGACGGCTGGATGCCACCGAACTCGACGACGGTTTCGATGGCGTCGAGCCGGGCGCGGTGTTCGCGCTGTCGGGAGGAAGCCAGCGGGTCGAGGTCACCTTCGAGGCGGGCTATCGCGCCGCGCAGCTGTTCGCACCGGGCAATGACAGCGTGGTGGGCATCGAGCCGATGGCCGCACCCACCGACGCATTGCGCGGGGGGAAATACACGATGGCCGCCCCCGGAAGTCCGGAGACGGCCACCTTTTCGATCAGAGTGGGCTAG
- a CDS encoding heat shock protein transcriptional repressor HspR, translating into MSQRKEEARTFLISVAAELAGMHAQTLRTYDRLGLVSPQRSSGGGRRYSERDVDLLREVQRLSQDEGVNLAGIKRIIELTNQVDALRNRVSELTQQVEQLSDQRRDVSVASKAVVLWQPGAARRRHRP; encoded by the coding sequence ATGAGCCAGCGGAAAGAAGAAGCCCGAACGTTTTTGATCTCGGTGGCCGCCGAGCTGGCTGGTATGCACGCGCAGACCCTGCGCACATACGACCGGCTCGGCCTGGTCAGCCCGCAGCGCAGTTCCGGCGGCGGGCGCCGCTACTCCGAGCGTGACGTCGACCTGCTCCGTGAGGTGCAGCGGTTGTCACAGGACGAGGGCGTCAACCTGGCCGGCATCAAGCGCATCATCGAACTGACCAATCAGGTCGACGCGCTGCGCAACCGGGTTTCCGAGCTGACCCAGCAGGTCGAACAACTCAGCGATCAGCGCCGCGACGTCTCGGTGGCGTCGAAAGCGGTGGTCCTGTGGCAGCCCGGAGCCGCTCGGCGGCGACATAGGCCGTAG
- the dnaJ gene encoding molecular chaperone DnaJ, producing the protein MAQREWVEKDFYKELGVSSDASADEIKKAYRKLASELHPDRNPDAGAAERFKAVSEANSVLSDPAKRKEYDETRRLFAGGGRRFNPGGNFSGGFGSDGAEFNLGDLFDAAGQSGGANIGDLFGGLFGRGAQPRPSRPRRGNDLETETELSFLEATKGVAMPLRLTSPAPCTNCHGSGARPGTSPKVCPNCNGSGVVNRNQGAFGFSEPCTECRGSGSIIEHPCAECQGTGVTTRTRTINVRIPPGVEDGQRIRLAGQGEAGLRGAPSGDLYVTVHVRPDKVFGRDGDDLTVSVPVSFHELALGTTLSVPTLDGKVGVRVPKGTSDGRILRVRGRGVPKRSGGHGDLLVTVKVAVPPNLEDEAAEALEAYAKAERASGFDPRAGWAGNI; encoded by the coding sequence ATGGCCCAACGCGAGTGGGTCGAGAAGGACTTCTATAAAGAACTCGGCGTCTCCTCTGACGCCAGCGCCGACGAGATCAAGAAGGCCTACCGGAAACTGGCCTCCGAACTGCATCCCGACCGCAATCCCGATGCGGGAGCGGCGGAGCGGTTCAAGGCGGTTTCCGAGGCGAACAGCGTCCTGTCGGACCCCGCGAAGCGCAAGGAGTATGACGAGACCCGCCGGCTGTTCGCCGGGGGTGGGCGTCGGTTCAACCCGGGCGGGAATTTCAGTGGCGGATTCGGTTCTGACGGAGCCGAATTCAACCTGGGTGACCTGTTCGACGCGGCCGGCCAGAGCGGCGGCGCCAACATCGGTGACCTCTTCGGCGGGCTGTTCGGGCGCGGTGCGCAACCGCGGCCGAGTCGGCCGCGCCGGGGCAACGACCTGGAAACCGAAACCGAGCTGTCCTTCCTGGAAGCCACCAAGGGCGTGGCGATGCCGCTGCGGCTGACCAGCCCGGCCCCTTGCACCAACTGCCACGGCAGCGGTGCACGGCCGGGCACCAGCCCCAAGGTGTGCCCGAACTGCAACGGCTCCGGTGTGGTCAACCGCAACCAGGGGGCGTTCGGATTCTCCGAGCCCTGCACCGAATGCCGGGGCAGCGGCTCGATCATCGAGCACCCCTGCGCCGAATGCCAGGGCACCGGCGTCACCACCCGCACCCGCACGATCAACGTGCGGATCCCGCCGGGTGTCGAGGACGGTCAGCGCATCCGGCTGGCCGGCCAAGGTGAAGCCGGGCTTCGGGGCGCGCCGTCGGGCGACCTCTACGTCACCGTGCACGTGCGCCCGGACAAGGTGTTCGGGCGTGACGGTGACGATCTGACCGTCAGCGTTCCGGTCAGCTTCCACGAATTGGCTCTGGGGACAACGCTTTCCGTTCCCACCCTGGACGGCAAGGTCGGAGTGCGGGTGCCCAAGGGCACCTCCGACGGCCGGATCCTGCGGGTGCGCGGACGCGGGGTGCCCAAACGCTCCGGCGGCCACGGTGACCTGCTGGTCACGGTGAAGGTCGCGGTGCCGCCCAATCTGGAAGACGAAGCGGCCGAGGCGTTGGAGGCATATGCGAAAGCCGAACGGGCCAGCGGTTTCGATCCGCGGGCCGGATGGGCAGGAAACATATGA
- the grpE gene encoding nucleotide exchange factor GrpE has protein sequence MSENDSHEPVTITDKRRIDPDSGEVREQAPAPSGPASAASAAGESASDSDEVAELKATLQRVKAEYDNYRKRALRDQQVTADRAKATVITQLLGVLDDLDRARSHGDLESGPLKSVADKLVGALEGQGLSAFGVEGDEFDPSLHEAVQHEGEGTHPVVGTVMRRGYKIGDQVVRHALVGVVDTVPEPEGGADSASATPNNGDAAGGQAAESDN, from the coding sequence GTGAGCGAGAACGATTCGCACGAGCCGGTGACCATCACCGACAAACGGCGCATCGATCCCGACTCCGGTGAGGTTCGTGAGCAGGCGCCGGCCCCCAGCGGGCCGGCGTCGGCCGCCTCCGCTGCTGGGGAGTCGGCGAGCGATAGCGACGAGGTCGCCGAGCTCAAGGCCACGCTGCAACGTGTGAAGGCCGAATACGACAACTACCGCAAGCGCGCGCTGCGTGATCAGCAGGTCACCGCCGACCGGGCCAAGGCCACCGTCATCACCCAGTTGCTGGGTGTGCTCGACGATCTGGACCGGGCCCGCAGCCACGGCGACCTGGAATCCGGGCCGCTCAAGTCGGTCGCCGACAAGCTCGTCGGGGCCCTTGAAGGACAGGGTCTTTCCGCGTTCGGGGTCGAGGGTGACGAGTTCGACCCGTCACTGCACGAGGCTGTGCAGCATGAGGGCGAGGGCACCCATCCCGTGGTCGGGACCGTGATGCGCCGCGGCTACAAGATCGGTGACCAGGTGGTCAGGCACGCCCTCGTCGGCGTGGTCGACACGGTGCCCGAGCCCGAAGGCGGCGCTGATTCCGCGTCGGCGACACCGAATAACGGTGACGCCGCCGGCGGTCAGGCCGCAGAATCAGACAACTAG